DNA sequence from the Geobacter sp. AOG2 genome:
GCGCGGGCGGCGCTTTCGGAACTGCTGGCTATGGAAGAGGAGTTGCACCGCTTGGGGCAGGAATTGGAGAGGCTCCCACATGATTCTGGTGAACATGCGACTGCCCTCCAGCGTTACGGGGAACTTCAAGAGCAGTTCCGCCACCAGGGCGGCTACACGATGGAGGCCGAGATCGGGACGGTGCTGAAGGGACTGGGATTTTCCCAAGCTGATTGGCAGCGGGATTGCGGCGAGTTCTCGGGCGGCTGGCAAATGCGCATCGCCTTGGCCAGGTTACTTTTGCAGAAGCCAGACGTACTGCTTCTGGACGAACCGACCAACCACCTGGATATCGAAGCCCGCAACTGGTTGGAGGAATACCTCTGTTCCTACCCCGGCTCGGTGGTCCTGGTCTCCCACGACCGTTTCTTCATGGACCGGGTCTGCAGCCGGATCAGCGAGGTCTGGAACCATGCCATCACCGACTACCATTGCAGTTACTCCAACTACCTCGTCCAGCGGGAGGAGCGGGTCACGGCCCAGCGGGAGGCAAAGCGTCGCCAGGACGAAGAAATCGAGAAGTCCGAGGATTTTATCCGCCGTTTCCGCTACCAGGCCAACAAGGCCTCGCTGGTGCAGTCACGTATCAAGCAACTGGAAAAGGTTGAACGGATCGTCCTCCCTCCGGAACGGAAAAAGATACGTTTCTACTTCCCCTCTGCCCCTAAAAGCGGCAAGATCGTCATGGAACTGAGAGGGCTGACCAAGGCCTACGGCGACCATGCAGTCCTCGACCGAGTGGATCTGGTTATCGAAAAGGGTGAGCGTGTTGCTCTGGTGGGCCATAACGGGGCTGGCAAGTCTACTCTCATGTCGGTCCTGGCCGGCGCCAAATTCCAGGGCGGTGAACGGGTCGAAGGGCACAATGCGATCATGGATTACTTTGCCCAGGACCAAGCTAGTGTCTTGGATGTCACGCGCACGGCCTACGATGAGCTCTATGCCGGTGCCCCCTATGAGATGGTTCCCAGGTTGCGGGACATTCTGGGCGCCTTTCTCTTTTCGGGGGACGACATCCATAAGAAGGTCGGCGTTCTCTCCGGCGGCGAGCGCAATCGTTTGGCCTTGGCCAAGATGCTGCTGCGGCCCTCTAACCTCCTGTTGATGGACGAACCGACCAACCACCTGGACCTGTTCAGCAAGGAGGTGCTCCTTGACGCTTTGCGTTCTTTTGACGGCACGGTGGTGTTCGTCTCCCACGACCGTTATTTTGTCAACGGCCTGGCAACCCGTATCGTAGAGGTTGAGGGAGGGACTCTGACCAGCTATTATGGCAATTACGAATATTACTTGGAAAAAAAGGAAAAAGGGGTACAGGCCAGAACCCTGGACGCGGCACGCGCCGGTGCTACCCATCGGCTGTCCGTTCCCGTCGAGGCTGCTCCGCTACCGCCCCCCGAGGTGACCAGAGAAGAGCGGAAGAAGGGACGCGAGGAGGAGAAGCAGCGCAAGCGGGAGGAACAGGGGCGCCAGAAACAGTTGGCCGCTGTGGAGGGCGAAATTTCCCGTACTGAGGCTGAACTTTCCCGTCTGGAGGTGGAAATGAATGCCCCCGGATTCTTCGACGACCCACAGCGGGGCGTCGAGGCTGGAGAGCGTCACGCGGCCCTGAATAGCCGATTGGAGGAGTTGTACGGGGAATGGGAAGACTTGTCGTAGTATGTCCGTTCCCTTTATTTTGCCTAAAACCGGTCGGCGACTATTCTGACAGCAGTTTGGACCTCCGCAAAAGGATTCCACGGCTTAAATCTGTCGGGACCGGATGAGTTCTTTACGCTATTTATTTAGTAAAACGCTTTTGCATTTTCGGAATCCCTGTGGTATTTATTACCGATAAATTTTTTGATGTTGTTTTATGGGGAGCAGGACAGCAAAATTCAACGGTGTTTACCTGTGGTCGCGAGGTCGCGCAGACCTGTAACTGGTTTTCATCTGGAACCCCGGTCAATTGCCCTGACAAGTTTGAGCATGACTGTTTTTGTCCGCCCTTCTTCCTGGTGCCGTTCCCACCGCACATGCACTGCTAAACGTCAGTACGATCAGTTCATACTGCCTATCGTGACCAAGATTTTTTCGGTTTTAGGTATGAAACTTAACGACATGAGGAGGAAGTGGTATGAGTTACGAAGTTCCGAAGAACGAAAGGCTGCTGAAATGGGTTGAAGAGGTCGCCGCCCTCTGCGAGCCGGAACGGATACACTGGTGCGATGGTTCCCAAGAGGAGTACGACGAACTTTGCGGTCTTCTGGTCAAATCCGGCACCTTCAAAAAGCTGAATGATCAGAAACGCCCCAACAGCTAT
Encoded proteins:
- a CDS encoding ABC-F family ATP-binding cassette domain-containing protein, which encodes MLQLIDISKDFAGTPLFTAISWHLKKGERVALVGENGAGKSTLMKIIAGLNEASSGEIQFARGAKAAYLPQDGIVTSGHTLFHEARAALSELLAMEEELHRLGQELERLPHDSGEHATALQRYGELQEQFRHQGGYTMEAEIGTVLKGLGFSQADWQRDCGEFSGGWQMRIALARLLLQKPDVLLLDEPTNHLDIEARNWLEEYLCSYPGSVVLVSHDRFFMDRVCSRISEVWNHAITDYHCSYSNYLVQREERVTAQREAKRRQDEEIEKSEDFIRRFRYQANKASLVQSRIKQLEKVERIVLPPERKKIRFYFPSAPKSGKIVMELRGLTKAYGDHAVLDRVDLVIEKGERVALVGHNGAGKSTLMSVLAGAKFQGGERVEGHNAIMDYFAQDQASVLDVTRTAYDELYAGAPYEMVPRLRDILGAFLFSGDDIHKKVGVLSGGERNRLALAKMLLRPSNLLLMDEPTNHLDLFSKEVLLDALRSFDGTVVFVSHDRYFVNGLATRIVEVEGGTLTSYYGNYEYYLEKKEKGVQARTLDAARAGATHRLSVPVEAAPLPPPEVTREERKKGREEEKQRKREEQGRQKQLAAVEGEISRTEAELSRLEVEMNAPGFFDDPQRGVEAGERHAALNSRLEELYGEWEDLS